CCAATGACCAGTGCGTTCGAGCGGATCTCGGCCCGAGGGGCGGGGCGGGCGGCGCTGCGCCCGCCCCGCGTGCTAGGTCAGGCCACGCCGCTGTCGCTGGTCTGCGGCCCGGCGGCCTGGGGGTCGTCGATCCGGTACTTCGCCGCCGCCTCGGCCGCGGTGGCCCCGTCGAAGGAGCCCTCCGCGGCGAGTGACTGCAGCGCCGCGACCACGATCGACTCCGCGTCGACGTTGAAGTGGCGCCGCACGGCCGGGCGGGTGTCGGACAGGCCGAACCCGTCGGTGCCCAGCGTCGTGAACCGGGCCGGGACCCACTGGCGGATGAGGTCGGGGACCGCCCGCATCCAGTCCGAGACCGCCACCACGGGCGCGTCGCCGGGCAGGGCCTCGCTGACGAACGCGGTGCGGCGCTCGCCGTCGCCGTGCAGCAGGTTGTGCTGCTCGGTCTCGACGCCGTCGCGGCGCAGCTCGCCCCACGACGTCACCGAGTACACCTCGGCCCCGACGCCCCACTGCTCGGCGAGCATGTCGCGCGCCTGCAGCGCCCACGGCACCGCGACCCCGGACGCGAGCAGCCGGACCTGCGGCCCGTCCTCCCGGTTCGTCGTCGCGATGCGGTGGATGCCGCGCAGCAGACCGTCGACGTCGAGGTCGGCGGGCTCGGCCGGCTGCACGTACGGCTCGTTGTAGACCGTCAGGTAGTAGATGACGTTCTCGCCGCCCAGGGTGTCCGGGTCGTCGGTGGCGCCCTCGCCGTACATGCGCCGCAGGCCGTCCTTGACGATGTGCGCGACCTCGTAGGAGAACGCGGGGTCGTAGGCCAGCACGGCCGGGTTCGTCGCCGCGAGCAGCAGCGAGTGCCCGTCGTTGTGCTGCAGGCCCTCGCCGGTGAGCGTGGTGCGCCCGGCGGTGGCCCCGACCAGGAACCCGCGGGCCATCTGGTCGGCGGCGGCCCAGATCGAGTCGCCGGTGCGCTGGAAGCCGAACATCGAGTAGAAGACGTACACCGGGATCATCGGCTGCCCGTGCGTGGCGTACGACGTGCCGACCGCGGTGAACGAGCCCACCGAGCCCGCCTCGTTGATGCCCTCGTGCAGCAGCTGGCCCTGCTCGGACTCGCGGTAGGCGAGCATGAGCTCCGCGTCGACCGAGGTGTACTGCTGGCCGTTCGGGTTGTAGATCTTCTGCGTCGGGAACATGGAGTCCATCCCGAACGTGCGCGCCTCGTCGGGGATGATCGGCACGAAGCGGCCGCCGATGTCCTTGTCCTTGATCAGCTCGCGCAGCAGCCGGACGAACGCCATCGTCGTGGCGACCTCCTGCTTGCCCGACCCCTTCCGGACGAAGTCGTAGACCTTGTCCCCGGGCAGGACGAGCGGCTTCGCGGTGACGCGGCGGCTCGGCAGCGGTCCGCCGAGGTGGCGGCGACGCTCCCGCATGTACTGCAGCGCCTCGTCGTCCTCGCCGGGGTGGTAGTACGGCGGCAGGTACGGGTCGGCCTCGAGCTGCTTGTCGGTGATCGGGATCCGCTGGGAGTCGCGGAACTCCTTGAGGTCGGCGAGGCTCAGCTTCTTCATCTGGTGCGTGGCGTTGCGGCCGGCGAAGTGCGAGCCCAGGCCGTAGCCCTTGATCGTCTTCGCCAGGATGACGGTGGGCTGGCCGTGGTGCTCCAGTGCCGCCGCGTAGGCCGCGTGCACCTTGCGGTAGTCGTGCCCGCCGCGCTTGAGGTTCCACACCTGGGCGTCGGACATCGGCTCGACCAGCGCCTTCGTCCGCGGGTCGCGGCCGAAGAAGTGGTCGCGGACGTACGCGCCGTCGTTGGCCTTGTAGGTCTGGAAGTCGCCGTCGGGCGTGGTGTTCATCAGGTTGATCAGCGCGCCGTCGCGGTCGGCGTGCAGCAGGGCGTCCCACTCCCGGCCCCACACGACCTTGATGACGTTCCAGCCGGCGCCGCGGAAGAACGACTCCAGCTCCTGGATGATCTTGCCGTTGCCGCGGACCGGGCCGTCGAGGCGCTGCAGGTTGCAGTTGACGACGAACGTGAGGTTGTCGAGACCCTCCGTCGCCGCGATCTGCAGCTGGCCGCGCGACTCGGGCTCGTCCATCTCGCCGTCGCCGAGGAACGCCCACACGTGCTGGTCGGTGGTGTCGGTGAACCCGCGGTCGCCCAGGTAGCGGTTGTACCGGGCCTGCATGATCGCGTTCATCGGGCCCAGGCCCATCGAGACCGTGGGGAACTCCCAGAAGTCCGGCATGAGGCGCGGGTGCGGGTAGGACGGGAGGCCGTGGCCGGGCCCGCCGTGGCTGAGCTCCTGGCGGAAGCCGTCGAGCCGGTCCTCGGTGAGCCGCCCCTCCAGGTACGCGCGCGCGTAGACGCCGGGGGAGGCGTGGCCCTGGATGTAGACCTGGTCGCCCCCGCCCGGGTGGTCCTTGCCGCGGAAGAAGTGGTTGAAGCCGACCTCGTACAGCGTCGCCGAGGACGCGTAGGACGAGATGTGCCCCCCGACCCCGATCCCCGGGCGCTGCGCGCGGTGCACCGTCATGGCGGCGTTCCAGCGGATCCAGCGGCGGAACTGGCGCTCCGCCTCCTCGTCGCCGGGGAACCACGGCTCACGGTCGGTGGGGATGGTGTTGACGTAGTCGGTGCTGGTCAGCGACGGCACGCCGACGTGCCGCTCGCGGGCCCGCTGGAGCATCCGCAACATCAGGTAACGCGCGCGCTGCTGCCCGGCCGCGTCGAGCACCGCGTCGAAGGAGTCCAGCCACTCGGCGGTCTCCTCCGGGTCGATGTCGGGCAGGTGGGCGGCGAGGCCGTCGCGAATGATGTTGACGCGCGGTGCTCCACCGGTGGTCTGGCCGGTCAAGGGATCTCCCTGCGTGGCTCTGCTGGATGGGTCTCGGGCTGTGGGGTCTCGGACTCGGTGCATCTCGGGGTCATCCCCTATCGTGCCCTCCGACGTAGGATCTCGTAACGAGTGGTTGCGGGTCGACGAGTCAGGTGTCCGGATATCGCATCCGGATCCAGAGGAAGAGGGGTACACAGGCGTGGTCGCCGCGGAAGATGCCGGACGCCAGTCCGACATCGCGGGAAAGCTCGGCGTGGAGCCGGGCATGGTCGTCCAGGAGATCGGGTGGGACACCGACGTCGACGAGGCGGTGCGCGACGCCGTCGAGGAGAGAGCCGGTGACGACCTGCTCGACGAGGACGCCGTCGACGTCGTCGACCTCGTCCTGATGTGGTGGCGGGAAGGGGACGGGGACCTCGTCGACGCGCTCGTCGACGCCGGCGGGCCGCTCGCGGAGAGCGGCGTGATCTGGGTGCTCACCCCCCGGACCGGCCGCCCCGGGCACGTCGAGCCGAGCGAGATCGCCGAGGCCGCCCCCACGGCGGGCCTGTCGCAGACGTCCAACGTCAGCGTGGGCGACACGTGGGCCGGCGCCCGGCTGGTCGCGCCGAAGGCGGCCAAGTCCCGCCGCTGAGCCCGCCGCCCCCCGCCGCACCGTCGTCGCGTCCGCCACGGCGGATCTCAGACCTGGAGAGGCACGCACATGGCGCCCGAGGTGGGAACCGAAGCACCCGACTTCACCCTGAAGGACCAGAACAAGCAGGAGTTCACGCTCTCGTCGTTCCGCGGCGCGAAGAACGTCCTGGTCGTGTTCTACCCGTTCGCGTTCTCCGGCGTCTGCACGGGTGAGCTCACCGCGGTCCGGGAGGACCTGGCGTCCTTCCAGAACGACGACGTGCAGATCCTCGCGGTCTCCGTCGACCACTCGTTCGCGCTCAAGGCGTGGGCCGACGCGGAGGGCTACGAGTTCCCCCTGCTCGCCGACTTCTGGCCGCACGGCGAGGTGGCGCGGGCCTACGGGGTGTTCAACGATTCCGCGGGCTTCGCCCTGCGCGGTACCTTCCTCGTCGACAAGACCGGTGTGGTGCGGTTCGCCGAGGTCAACGGTCCCGGCGAGGCGCGTGACCAGGACGCGTGGCGCAAGGCCCTCGCGGCCGTGTAGGACCCGCGCCGGGGCCCCGGGTCCCGGTACGGCGGGCGCGTAGCTCAGCGGAAGAGCTCTCGGTTTACACCCGAGCGGTCGCAGGTTCGAACCCTGCCGCGCCCACTGGTTGACCTGCGGTTTGGGCCTTCGCGAGATGCTCAACCGATGGGTAGCGGGCGAACTCGCAGGGAGTCGTCTCCGATGACGATGATGGATCCGCTGCGCAGTTCGTCGTCGACCTGGGGCAGGTTGGCCAGGAGCAGTGCCGCGAGCTGGTCGACTCTGCGCCCTGCCACGCGCCGGACCAGGACCACGGACGGCCCGGTCGCGTGTGACGCGGCAAGCAGGGTGCCGAAATCGGTGTCGGCGCTGACGAGTACGCGGCTGTCGTCGAGTGCGGCGCGCATGACGTCCGGGTCACTCGCGGCGTGCAGGCCCAGTGACCGGAGATGGACGACGTCCCAACCGCCCGGTGTGAGGAGGCCGACGAGCCGCGGCGAGAGATTGTTGTCGAGCAGCAGTCTCACGCCGGGGTGCGGAGCGGCAGCCGGCGCTCGCGGACTGTCTCCGCGGCGTAGTGGAGGGCTTCGGCGACGTCGGCGGGGGACAGGTCGGGCAGGTCGGTGCAGATCTCCTCGACGGTCATCCCGTCGGCGATCATGGAGACGACGGTGGCGACCGGGATGCGGAGTCCGCGGATGGTGGGGGCTCCGCCCATGAGGTCGGGGTCCACGGTGATCCGGTCGAACGGCATGGAGCCATGCTACGGCGGGAGGAGCCGTGTGAGGCGGCCTCCGGCCGCGAGGAGTACGCGTGACACGGTTCGTGACACGAAACGACGGTGTCCGGTGGGATCCGTGGGTTCTCCGGGGCTGATCGTGTTGCTGTAGGTGCTGGTCGGGGCGGTGGTGTACGTCGTCGGCTCGCTTTACACCCGAGCGGTCGCAGGTTCGAACCCTGCCGCGCCCACCACTGTGACCAGCACGTTCGCCCATCGAGTTGATCTTTGCGGTCGGCGGGACCCGAGGTGCCCGGTCATCCCGCCGGGGTCCGCAGGCCGTCGCCCAGGCCGAGGCGGCGCGGGTGCGTCTGGTCGACCAGCTCGACGAAACGGCGGGATCCGCGGGCGAACGCGACGGTGGACCCGCTGCTCGACCGCTGGAAGCTCTCGACGTCGGCTGATCCCGGCGCGTGACCGGGCCGGTCGACCCGGCGCGGACGGCGAGGGGATCTCGTGTCGCCGTCGTTACCCGGGGGTGGCGTGAGGTGGGCACGAACGGGGAATGCGGTGTGGGTGACGATGACGAGCCCTCCGGGTGCGGACCGGGCGGACG
This sequence is a window from Pseudonocardia petroleophila. Protein-coding genes within it:
- the aceE gene encoding pyruvate dehydrogenase (acetyl-transferring), homodimeric type — translated: MHRVRDPTARDPSSRATQGDPLTGQTTGGAPRVNIIRDGLAAHLPDIDPEETAEWLDSFDAVLDAAGQQRARYLMLRMLQRARERHVGVPSLTSTDYVNTIPTDREPWFPGDEEAERQFRRWIRWNAAMTVHRAQRPGIGVGGHISSYASSATLYEVGFNHFFRGKDHPGGGDQVYIQGHASPGVYARAYLEGRLTEDRLDGFRQELSHGGPGHGLPSYPHPRLMPDFWEFPTVSMGLGPMNAIMQARYNRYLGDRGFTDTTDQHVWAFLGDGEMDEPESRGQLQIAATEGLDNLTFVVNCNLQRLDGPVRGNGKIIQELESFFRGAGWNVIKVVWGREWDALLHADRDGALINLMNTTPDGDFQTYKANDGAYVRDHFFGRDPRTKALVEPMSDAQVWNLKRGGHDYRKVHAAYAAALEHHGQPTVILAKTIKGYGLGSHFAGRNATHQMKKLSLADLKEFRDSQRIPITDKQLEADPYLPPYYHPGEDDEALQYMRERRRHLGGPLPSRRVTAKPLVLPGDKVYDFVRKGSGKQEVATTMAFVRLLRELIKDKDIGGRFVPIIPDEARTFGMDSMFPTQKIYNPNGQQYTSVDAELMLAYRESEQGQLLHEGINEAGSVGSFTAVGTSYATHGQPMIPVYVFYSMFGFQRTGDSIWAAADQMARGFLVGATAGRTTLTGEGLQHNDGHSLLLAATNPAVLAYDPAFSYEVAHIVKDGLRRMYGEGATDDPDTLGGENVIYYLTVYNEPYVQPAEPADLDVDGLLRGIHRIATTNREDGPQVRLLASGVAVPWALQARDMLAEQWGVGAEVYSVTSWGELRRDGVETEQHNLLHGDGERRTAFVSEALPGDAPVVAVSDWMRAVPDLIRQWVPARFTTLGTDGFGLSDTRPAVRRHFNVDAESIVVAALQSLAAEGSFDGATAAEAAAKYRIDDPQAAGPQTSDSGVA
- a CDS encoding DUF3052 domain-containing protein, which encodes MVAAEDAGRQSDIAGKLGVEPGMVVQEIGWDTDVDEAVRDAVEERAGDDLLDEDAVDVVDLVLMWWREGDGDLVDALVDAGGPLAESGVIWVLTPRTGRPGHVEPSEIAEAAPTAGLSQTSNVSVGDTWAGARLVAPKAAKSRR
- a CDS encoding peroxiredoxin; this translates as MAPEVGTEAPDFTLKDQNKQEFTLSSFRGAKNVLVVFYPFAFSGVCTGELTAVREDLASFQNDDVQILAVSVDHSFALKAWADAEGYEFPLLADFWPHGEVARAYGVFNDSAGFALRGTFLVDKTGVVRFAEVNGPGEARDQDAWRKALAAV
- a CDS encoding DUF5615 family PIN-like protein is translated as MRLLLDNNLSPRLVGLLTPGGWDVVHLRSLGLHAASDPDVMRAALDDSRVLVSADTDFGTLLAASHATGPSVVLVRRVAGRRVDQLAALLLANLPQVDDELRSGSIIVIGDDSLRVRPLPIG
- a CDS encoding DUF433 domain-containing protein codes for the protein MPFDRITVDPDLMGGAPTIRGLRIPVATVVSMIADGMTVEEICTDLPDLSPADVAEALHYAAETVRERRLPLRTPA